In Ailuropoda melanoleuca isolate Jingjing chromosome X, ASM200744v2, whole genome shotgun sequence, a single genomic region encodes these proteins:
- the HDAC6 gene encoding histone deacetylase 6 isoform X3 has protein sequence MEKRASSGTRRPAGRQEFGGVSPGRSVRKGLRPKRGVKKGALLHSSPSLAEVKKKGRMKKLSQAAEQDLIVGLQGLDLNLEAKTLSGTGLVFDEQLNEFHCLWDDSFPECPERLHAIKQQLIQEGLVDRCVSFQARFAEKEELMLVHSLEYIDLMETTQYMNEGELRILADTYDSVYLHPNSYTCACLASGSVLRLVDAVLGNEIRNGMAIIRPPGHHAQHSLMDGYCMFNHVAVAARYAQKKHAIQRVLIVDWDVHHGQGTQFAFDRDPSVLYFSIHRYEQGRFWPHLKASNWSTVGFGRGQGYTINVPWNQVGMRDADYIAAFLHLLLPVALEFQPQLVLVAAGFDALQGDPKGEMAATPAGFAQLTHLLMGLAGGKLILSLEGGYNFRSLAEGVSASLHTLLGDPCPILESPGAPCWSAQASLSCALEALEPFWEVLVRSAETLDEDFLEEENVEKEEEGPWQPPALPVLTWPVLQARTGLVYDQRMMGHYNLWDNHHPEMPQRVFRIMRRLEELGLAGRCLTLPARPATDSELLTCHSAEYVGRLRATAKMKTRELHREGSNFDSIYICPGTFACAQLATGATCRLVEAVLAGEVLNGAAVVRPPGHHAERDAACGFCFFNSVAVAARHAQAISGHALRILIVDWDVHHGNGTQHIFEEDPSVLYISLHRYDHGTFFPMGDEGASSQMGRAAGTGFTVNVAWNGPRVGDADYLAAWHRLVLPIAYEFNPELVLVSAGFDAARGDPLGGCQVSPEGYAHLTHLLMGLANGRIILILEGGYNLTSISESMAACTRSLLGDPPPLLTLARPPLSGALASITETIQVHRRYWRSLRVMKVEDKEGPSSSKSITRKVTLPAHRGPAVQMTAPDRNILDADIGKATSASSVEVSTPDQAKSETAVVALNQDQASEAPTREAMLDQTPSEAATEGATLDQTIVGTATVGATPGQTTSEEAVREAEVIQTPPALRTDSQTPPASPVQGATAQISPSKLTESLRTLDLNSEAQKAPESQSPEEERLLGEAAEGQDRDHSMLIQSFGDHADGDQVTFYAVIPLPWCPHLVAVGPIPESGLDVTQPCQDCGTLQENWVCLSCYQVYCGRYVSAHMLQHHGVSGHPLVLSYVDLSTWCYNCEAYVHHQALLDVKSIAHQNKFGEDMPHSH, from the exons CTTCCCTGAATGCCCTGAGCGGCTCCATGCCATCAAGCAACAGCTGATCCAGGAGGGCCTTGTGGACCGCTGCGTGTCCTTCCAG GCTCGCTTTGCTGAAAAGGAGGAGCTGATGTTGGTTCACAG CCTAGAATACATTGACCTGATGGAGACGACCCAGTACATGAATGAGGGAGAGCTCCGCATCCTAGCAGACACCTATGACTCAGTGTACCTGCATCCG AACTCATATACCTGTGCCTGCCTGGCCTCGGGCTCTGTCCTCAGGCTGGTGGATGCGGTCCTGGGGAATGAGATCCGGAATGGCATGGCCATCATCAG GCCTCCTGGACACCACGCCCAGCACAGTCTTATGGATGGATATTGCATGTTCAACCACGTGGCCGTGGCCGCCCGCTATGCTCAAAAGAAGCATGCCATTCAGAG GGTCCTTATTGTGGATTGGGATGTGCACCATGGTCAAGGAACACAGTTTGCCTTTGACCGGGACCCCAG tGTCCTCTATTTCTCCATCCACCGCTACGAGCAGGGTAGGTTCTGGCCCCACCTGAAGGCCTCTAACTGGTCCACCGTAGGTTTTGGCCGAGGCCAGGGATATACCATCAATGTGCCTTGGAACCAG GTGGGGATGCGCGATGCCGACTACATTGCCGCTTTCCTGCACCTCCTTCTGCCAGTCGCCCTTGAG TTCCAGCCCCAGCTGGTCCTGGTGGCCGCTGGATTTGACGCCCTCCAAGGGGACCCCAAG ggTGAGATGGCCGCCACTCCGGCAGGATTCGCTCAGCTAACGCACCTGCTCATGGGTCTGGCAGGAGGCAAGCTGATCCTGTCTCTGGAG GGTGGCTACAACTTCCGCTCCCTGGCTGAGGGCGTCAGTGCCTCACTCCACACCCTTCTGGGAGACCCTTGCCCCATACTGGAGTCTCCTGGTGCCCCGTGCTGGAG TGCCCAGGCATCACTGTCCTGTGCTCTGGAAGCCCTGGAGCCCTTCTGGGAGGTCCTTGTAAGATCAG CTGAGACCCTGGATGAggacttcttggaggaggagaacgtggagaaggaagaagaaggaccGTGGCAGCCCCCGGCGCTCCCAGTCCTGACGTGGCCCGTGCTACAGGCTCGCACAGGGCTGGTCTATGACCAGCGGATGATGGGTCACTACAACTTGTGGGACAA ccaccaccCAGAGATGCCTCAGCGAGTCTTTCGGATCATGCGCCGTTTGGAAGAACTAGGCCTTGCAGGGCGCTGCCTCACCTTGCCCGCACGTCCCGCCACGGACTCCGAACTGCTCACCTGCCACAG TGCTGAGTACGTGGGTCGTCTGCGGGCCACAGCGAAGATGAAAACGCGCGAGCTGCACCGCGAGGGCTCCAACTTTGACTCCATCTACATCTGTCCCGGCACCTTTGCCTGTGCCCAGCTGGCCACTGGCGCCACCTGCCGCCTGGTGGAGGCCGTGCTGGCCGGAGAG gtTTTGAATGGCGCCGCTGTGGTGCGTCCCCCAGGACACCACGCGGAGCGGGATGCCGCGTGCGGGTTTTGCTTTTTCAACTCTGTGGCTGTGGCTGCTCGCCATGCCCAAGCCATCAGTGGGCATGCGCTGCG GATCCTCATAGTGGACTGGGACGTCCATCACGGTAATGGAACTCAGCACATATTTGAGGAAGACcccag CGTGCTGTACATCTCCCTGCACCGATATGATCACGGCACCTTCTTTCCCATGGGGGATGAGGGCGCCAGCAGCCAGATGGGCCGGGCCGCAGGCACCGGCTTCACTGTCAATGTGGCCTGGAACGGGCCCCGCGTGGGTGACGCTGACTACCTGGCTGCCTGGCACCGTCTGGTGCTCCCCATTGCCTACGAG TTTAACCCAGAACTGGTGCTGGTCTCGGCTGGCTTTGACGCCGCACGGGGGGACCCGCTGGGGGGCTGCCAGGTGTCACCCGAGGGCTATGCCCACCTCACCCACCTGCTGATGGGCCTTGCCAATGGCCGCATCATCCTAATCCTAGAG GGTGGCTACAACCTGACCTCCATCTCGGAGTCCATGGCTGCCTGCACCCGTTCCCTCCTTGGGGACCCACCACCACTGCTAACCCTGGCGCGGCCCCCGCTGTCAGGGGCCCTGGCCTCCATCACCGAGACCATCCAAGTCCATCGCAGATACTGGCGCAGCTTGCGGGTCATGA AGGTCGAAGACAAGGAGGGACCTTCCAGTTCTAAGTCAATCACCAGGAAGGTGACCCTGCCAGCCCACCGTGGGCCAGCTGTGCAGATGACCGCACCAGACAGGAACATTCTAGATGCGGACATAGGGAAGGCTACCTCAGCATCATCCGTGGAAGTGTCCACCCCAGACCAAGCTAAGTCAGAGACTGCTGTGGTGGCACTCAATCAGGACCAAGCCTCGGAGGCTCCCACCAGGGAAGCCATGCTGGACCAGACCCCCTCAGAGGCAGCCACAGAAGGAGCCACGCTGGACCAGACCATCGTGGGGACGGCCACAGTTGGAGCCACGCCAGGCCAGACCACCTCAGAGGAAGCTGTCAGGGAAGCTGAGGTGATCCAGACCCCTCCAGCCTTACGTACTGACAGCCAGACTCCCCCAGCCTCACCTGTGCAAGGAGCCACAGCCCAGATATCTCCCAGTAAGCTGACTGAGAGTCTCAGGACCTTGGACCTGAACAGCGAGGCTCAG AAGGCACCAGAATCTCAGAGCCCAGAAGAGGAGAGGCTGCTAGGAGAGGCAGCTGAAGGTCAGGACAGGGATCATTCCATGCTGATTCAGAGCTTTGGGGACCATGCCGATGGTGACCAG GTCACGTTTTATGCGGTGATACCACTGCCCTGGTGTCCCCATTTGGTGGCAGTAGGTCCCATACCTGAATCGGGCCTGGATGTGACCCAACCTTGTCAGGACTGTGGAACACTCCAGGAGAACTGGGTGTGTCTGTCCTGCTATCAG GTCTACTGCGGCCGTTACGTCAGTGCGCATATGCTGCAGCACCACGGGGTCTCAGGACACCCGCTGGTCCTCAGCTACGTCGACCTGTCTACCTGGTGTTACAACTGTGAGGCCTATGTCCACCACCAG GCTCTCCTGGATGTGAAGAGCATCGCTCACCAGAACAAGTTTGGGGAGGACATGCCCCACTCACACTAA
- the HDAC6 gene encoding histone deacetylase 6 isoform X4, whose translation MTSTGQDSTTTRQRRSRHNPHSPPHDSSVTSKRGVKKGALLHSSPSLAEVKKKGRMKKLSQAAEQDLIVGLQGLDLNLEAKTLSGTGLVFDEQLNEFHCLWDDSFPECPERLHAIKQQLIQEGLVDRCVSFQARFAEKEELMLVHSLEYIDLMETTQYMNEGELRILADTYDSVYLHPNSYTCACLASGSVLRLVDAVLGNEIRNGMAIIRPPGHHAQHSLMDGYCMFNHVAVAARYAQKKHAIQRVLIVDWDVHHGQGTQFAFDRDPSVLYFSIHRYEQGRFWPHLKASNWSTVGFGRGQGYTINVPWNQVGMRDADYIAAFLHLLLPVALEFQPQLVLVAAGFDALQGDPKGEMAATPAGFAQLTHLLMGLAGGKLILSLEGGYNFRSLAEGVSASLHTLLGDPCPILESPGAPCWSAQASLSCALEALEPFWEVLVRSAETLDEDFLEEENVEKEEEGPWQPPALPVLTWPVLQARTGLVYDQRMMGHYNLWDNHHPEMPQRVFRIMRRLEELGLAGRCLTLPARPATDSELLTCHSAEYVGRLRATAKMKTRELHREGSNFDSIYICPGTFACAQLATGATCRLVEAVLAGEVLNGAAVVRPPGHHAERDAACGFCFFNSVAVAARHAQAISGHALRILIVDWDVHHGNGTQHIFEEDPSVLYISLHRYDHGTFFPMGDEGASSQMGRAAGTGFTVNVAWNGPRVGDADYLAAWHRLVLPIAYEFNPELVLVSAGFDAARGDPLGGCQVSPEGYAHLTHLLMGLANGRIILILEGGYNLTSISESMAACTRSLLGDPPPLLTLARPPLSGALASITETIQVHRRYWRSLRVMKVEDKEGPSSSKSITRKVTLPAHRGPAVQMTAPDRNILDADIGKATSASSVEVSTPDQAKSETAVVALNQDQASEAPTREAMLDQTPSEAATEGATLDQTIVGTATVGATPGQTTSEEAVREAEVIQTPPALRTDSQTPPASPVQGATAQISPSKLTESLRTLDLNSEAQKAPESQSPEEERLLGEAAEGQDRDHSMLIQSFGDHADGDQVTFYAVIPLPWCPHLVAVGPIPESGLDVTQPCQDCGTLQENWVCLSCYQVYCGRYVSAHMLQHHGVSGHPLVLSYVDLSTWCYNCEAYVHHQALLDVKSIAHQNKFGEDMPHSH comes from the exons CTTCCCTGAATGCCCTGAGCGGCTCCATGCCATCAAGCAACAGCTGATCCAGGAGGGCCTTGTGGACCGCTGCGTGTCCTTCCAG GCTCGCTTTGCTGAAAAGGAGGAGCTGATGTTGGTTCACAG CCTAGAATACATTGACCTGATGGAGACGACCCAGTACATGAATGAGGGAGAGCTCCGCATCCTAGCAGACACCTATGACTCAGTGTACCTGCATCCG AACTCATATACCTGTGCCTGCCTGGCCTCGGGCTCTGTCCTCAGGCTGGTGGATGCGGTCCTGGGGAATGAGATCCGGAATGGCATGGCCATCATCAG GCCTCCTGGACACCACGCCCAGCACAGTCTTATGGATGGATATTGCATGTTCAACCACGTGGCCGTGGCCGCCCGCTATGCTCAAAAGAAGCATGCCATTCAGAG GGTCCTTATTGTGGATTGGGATGTGCACCATGGTCAAGGAACACAGTTTGCCTTTGACCGGGACCCCAG tGTCCTCTATTTCTCCATCCACCGCTACGAGCAGGGTAGGTTCTGGCCCCACCTGAAGGCCTCTAACTGGTCCACCGTAGGTTTTGGCCGAGGCCAGGGATATACCATCAATGTGCCTTGGAACCAG GTGGGGATGCGCGATGCCGACTACATTGCCGCTTTCCTGCACCTCCTTCTGCCAGTCGCCCTTGAG TTCCAGCCCCAGCTGGTCCTGGTGGCCGCTGGATTTGACGCCCTCCAAGGGGACCCCAAG ggTGAGATGGCCGCCACTCCGGCAGGATTCGCTCAGCTAACGCACCTGCTCATGGGTCTGGCAGGAGGCAAGCTGATCCTGTCTCTGGAG GGTGGCTACAACTTCCGCTCCCTGGCTGAGGGCGTCAGTGCCTCACTCCACACCCTTCTGGGAGACCCTTGCCCCATACTGGAGTCTCCTGGTGCCCCGTGCTGGAG TGCCCAGGCATCACTGTCCTGTGCTCTGGAAGCCCTGGAGCCCTTCTGGGAGGTCCTTGTAAGATCAG CTGAGACCCTGGATGAggacttcttggaggaggagaacgtggagaaggaagaagaaggaccGTGGCAGCCCCCGGCGCTCCCAGTCCTGACGTGGCCCGTGCTACAGGCTCGCACAGGGCTGGTCTATGACCAGCGGATGATGGGTCACTACAACTTGTGGGACAA ccaccaccCAGAGATGCCTCAGCGAGTCTTTCGGATCATGCGCCGTTTGGAAGAACTAGGCCTTGCAGGGCGCTGCCTCACCTTGCCCGCACGTCCCGCCACGGACTCCGAACTGCTCACCTGCCACAG TGCTGAGTACGTGGGTCGTCTGCGGGCCACAGCGAAGATGAAAACGCGCGAGCTGCACCGCGAGGGCTCCAACTTTGACTCCATCTACATCTGTCCCGGCACCTTTGCCTGTGCCCAGCTGGCCACTGGCGCCACCTGCCGCCTGGTGGAGGCCGTGCTGGCCGGAGAG gtTTTGAATGGCGCCGCTGTGGTGCGTCCCCCAGGACACCACGCGGAGCGGGATGCCGCGTGCGGGTTTTGCTTTTTCAACTCTGTGGCTGTGGCTGCTCGCCATGCCCAAGCCATCAGTGGGCATGCGCTGCG GATCCTCATAGTGGACTGGGACGTCCATCACGGTAATGGAACTCAGCACATATTTGAGGAAGACcccag CGTGCTGTACATCTCCCTGCACCGATATGATCACGGCACCTTCTTTCCCATGGGGGATGAGGGCGCCAGCAGCCAGATGGGCCGGGCCGCAGGCACCGGCTTCACTGTCAATGTGGCCTGGAACGGGCCCCGCGTGGGTGACGCTGACTACCTGGCTGCCTGGCACCGTCTGGTGCTCCCCATTGCCTACGAG TTTAACCCAGAACTGGTGCTGGTCTCGGCTGGCTTTGACGCCGCACGGGGGGACCCGCTGGGGGGCTGCCAGGTGTCACCCGAGGGCTATGCCCACCTCACCCACCTGCTGATGGGCCTTGCCAATGGCCGCATCATCCTAATCCTAGAG GGTGGCTACAACCTGACCTCCATCTCGGAGTCCATGGCTGCCTGCACCCGTTCCCTCCTTGGGGACCCACCACCACTGCTAACCCTGGCGCGGCCCCCGCTGTCAGGGGCCCTGGCCTCCATCACCGAGACCATCCAAGTCCATCGCAGATACTGGCGCAGCTTGCGGGTCATGA AGGTCGAAGACAAGGAGGGACCTTCCAGTTCTAAGTCAATCACCAGGAAGGTGACCCTGCCAGCCCACCGTGGGCCAGCTGTGCAGATGACCGCACCAGACAGGAACATTCTAGATGCGGACATAGGGAAGGCTACCTCAGCATCATCCGTGGAAGTGTCCACCCCAGACCAAGCTAAGTCAGAGACTGCTGTGGTGGCACTCAATCAGGACCAAGCCTCGGAGGCTCCCACCAGGGAAGCCATGCTGGACCAGACCCCCTCAGAGGCAGCCACAGAAGGAGCCACGCTGGACCAGACCATCGTGGGGACGGCCACAGTTGGAGCCACGCCAGGCCAGACCACCTCAGAGGAAGCTGTCAGGGAAGCTGAGGTGATCCAGACCCCTCCAGCCTTACGTACTGACAGCCAGACTCCCCCAGCCTCACCTGTGCAAGGAGCCACAGCCCAGATATCTCCCAGTAAGCTGACTGAGAGTCTCAGGACCTTGGACCTGAACAGCGAGGCTCAG AAGGCACCAGAATCTCAGAGCCCAGAAGAGGAGAGGCTGCTAGGAGAGGCAGCTGAAGGTCAGGACAGGGATCATTCCATGCTGATTCAGAGCTTTGGGGACCATGCCGATGGTGACCAG GTCACGTTTTATGCGGTGATACCACTGCCCTGGTGTCCCCATTTGGTGGCAGTAGGTCCCATACCTGAATCGGGCCTGGATGTGACCCAACCTTGTCAGGACTGTGGAACACTCCAGGAGAACTGGGTGTGTCTGTCCTGCTATCAG GTCTACTGCGGCCGTTACGTCAGTGCGCATATGCTGCAGCACCACGGGGTCTCAGGACACCCGCTGGTCCTCAGCTACGTCGACCTGTCTACCTGGTGTTACAACTGTGAGGCCTATGTCCACCACCAG GCTCTCCTGGATGTGAAGAGCATCGCTCACCAGAACAAGTTTGGGGAGGACATGCCCCACTCACACTAA
- the HDAC6 gene encoding histone deacetylase 6 isoform X6 has protein sequence MKKLSQAAEQDLIVGLQGLDLNLEAKTLSGTGLVFDEQLNEFHCLWDDSFPECPERLHAIKQQLIQEGLVDRCVSFQARFAEKEELMLVHSLEYIDLMETTQYMNEGELRILADTYDSVYLHPNSYTCACLASGSVLRLVDAVLGNEIRNGMAIIRPPGHHAQHSLMDGYCMFNHVAVAARYAQKKHAIQRVLIVDWDVHHGQGTQFAFDRDPSVLYFSIHRYEQGRFWPHLKASNWSTVGFGRGQGYTINVPWNQVGMRDADYIAAFLHLLLPVALEFQPQLVLVAAGFDALQGDPKGEMAATPAGFAQLTHLLMGLAGGKLILSLEGGYNFRSLAEGVSASLHTLLGDPCPILESPGAPCWSAQASLSCALEALEPFWEVLVRSAETLDEDFLEEENVEKEEEGPWQPPALPVLTWPVLQARTGLVYDQRMMGHYNLWDNHHPEMPQRVFRIMRRLEELGLAGRCLTLPARPATDSELLTCHSAEYVGRLRATAKMKTRELHREGSNFDSIYICPGTFACAQLATGATCRLVEAVLAGEVLNGAAVVRPPGHHAERDAACGFCFFNSVAVAARHAQAISGHALRILIVDWDVHHGNGTQHIFEEDPSVLYISLHRYDHGTFFPMGDEGASSQMGRAAGTGFTVNVAWNGPRVGDADYLAAWHRLVLPIAYEFNPELVLVSAGFDAARGDPLGGCQVSPEGYAHLTHLLMGLANGRIILILEGGYNLTSISESMAACTRSLLGDPPPLLTLARPPLSGALASITETIQVHRRYWRSLRVMKVEDKEGPSSSKSITRKVTLPAHRGPAVQMTAPDRNILDADIGKATSASSVEVSTPDQAKSETAVVALNQDQASEAPTREAMLDQTPSEAATEGATLDQTIVGTATVGATPGQTTSEEAVREAEVIQTPPALRTDSQTPPASPVQGATAQISPSKLTESLRTLDLNSEAQKAPESQSPEEERLLGEAAEGQDRDHSMLIQSFGDHADGDQVTFYAVIPLPWCPHLVAVGPIPESGLDVTQPCQDCGTLQENWVCLSCYQVYCGRYVSAHMLQHHGVSGHPLVLSYVDLSTWCYNCEAYVHHQALLDVKSIAHQNKFGEDMPHSH, from the exons CTTCCCTGAATGCCCTGAGCGGCTCCATGCCATCAAGCAACAGCTGATCCAGGAGGGCCTTGTGGACCGCTGCGTGTCCTTCCAG GCTCGCTTTGCTGAAAAGGAGGAGCTGATGTTGGTTCACAG CCTAGAATACATTGACCTGATGGAGACGACCCAGTACATGAATGAGGGAGAGCTCCGCATCCTAGCAGACACCTATGACTCAGTGTACCTGCATCCG AACTCATATACCTGTGCCTGCCTGGCCTCGGGCTCTGTCCTCAGGCTGGTGGATGCGGTCCTGGGGAATGAGATCCGGAATGGCATGGCCATCATCAG GCCTCCTGGACACCACGCCCAGCACAGTCTTATGGATGGATATTGCATGTTCAACCACGTGGCCGTGGCCGCCCGCTATGCTCAAAAGAAGCATGCCATTCAGAG GGTCCTTATTGTGGATTGGGATGTGCACCATGGTCAAGGAACACAGTTTGCCTTTGACCGGGACCCCAG tGTCCTCTATTTCTCCATCCACCGCTACGAGCAGGGTAGGTTCTGGCCCCACCTGAAGGCCTCTAACTGGTCCACCGTAGGTTTTGGCCGAGGCCAGGGATATACCATCAATGTGCCTTGGAACCAG GTGGGGATGCGCGATGCCGACTACATTGCCGCTTTCCTGCACCTCCTTCTGCCAGTCGCCCTTGAG TTCCAGCCCCAGCTGGTCCTGGTGGCCGCTGGATTTGACGCCCTCCAAGGGGACCCCAAG ggTGAGATGGCCGCCACTCCGGCAGGATTCGCTCAGCTAACGCACCTGCTCATGGGTCTGGCAGGAGGCAAGCTGATCCTGTCTCTGGAG GGTGGCTACAACTTCCGCTCCCTGGCTGAGGGCGTCAGTGCCTCACTCCACACCCTTCTGGGAGACCCTTGCCCCATACTGGAGTCTCCTGGTGCCCCGTGCTGGAG TGCCCAGGCATCACTGTCCTGTGCTCTGGAAGCCCTGGAGCCCTTCTGGGAGGTCCTTGTAAGATCAG CTGAGACCCTGGATGAggacttcttggaggaggagaacgtggagaaggaagaagaaggaccGTGGCAGCCCCCGGCGCTCCCAGTCCTGACGTGGCCCGTGCTACAGGCTCGCACAGGGCTGGTCTATGACCAGCGGATGATGGGTCACTACAACTTGTGGGACAA ccaccaccCAGAGATGCCTCAGCGAGTCTTTCGGATCATGCGCCGTTTGGAAGAACTAGGCCTTGCAGGGCGCTGCCTCACCTTGCCCGCACGTCCCGCCACGGACTCCGAACTGCTCACCTGCCACAG TGCTGAGTACGTGGGTCGTCTGCGGGCCACAGCGAAGATGAAAACGCGCGAGCTGCACCGCGAGGGCTCCAACTTTGACTCCATCTACATCTGTCCCGGCACCTTTGCCTGTGCCCAGCTGGCCACTGGCGCCACCTGCCGCCTGGTGGAGGCCGTGCTGGCCGGAGAG gtTTTGAATGGCGCCGCTGTGGTGCGTCCCCCAGGACACCACGCGGAGCGGGATGCCGCGTGCGGGTTTTGCTTTTTCAACTCTGTGGCTGTGGCTGCTCGCCATGCCCAAGCCATCAGTGGGCATGCGCTGCG GATCCTCATAGTGGACTGGGACGTCCATCACGGTAATGGAACTCAGCACATATTTGAGGAAGACcccag CGTGCTGTACATCTCCCTGCACCGATATGATCACGGCACCTTCTTTCCCATGGGGGATGAGGGCGCCAGCAGCCAGATGGGCCGGGCCGCAGGCACCGGCTTCACTGTCAATGTGGCCTGGAACGGGCCCCGCGTGGGTGACGCTGACTACCTGGCTGCCTGGCACCGTCTGGTGCTCCCCATTGCCTACGAG TTTAACCCAGAACTGGTGCTGGTCTCGGCTGGCTTTGACGCCGCACGGGGGGACCCGCTGGGGGGCTGCCAGGTGTCACCCGAGGGCTATGCCCACCTCACCCACCTGCTGATGGGCCTTGCCAATGGCCGCATCATCCTAATCCTAGAG GGTGGCTACAACCTGACCTCCATCTCGGAGTCCATGGCTGCCTGCACCCGTTCCCTCCTTGGGGACCCACCACCACTGCTAACCCTGGCGCGGCCCCCGCTGTCAGGGGCCCTGGCCTCCATCACCGAGACCATCCAAGTCCATCGCAGATACTGGCGCAGCTTGCGGGTCATGA AGGTCGAAGACAAGGAGGGACCTTCCAGTTCTAAGTCAATCACCAGGAAGGTGACCCTGCCAGCCCACCGTGGGCCAGCTGTGCAGATGACCGCACCAGACAGGAACATTCTAGATGCGGACATAGGGAAGGCTACCTCAGCATCATCCGTGGAAGTGTCCACCCCAGACCAAGCTAAGTCAGAGACTGCTGTGGTGGCACTCAATCAGGACCAAGCCTCGGAGGCTCCCACCAGGGAAGCCATGCTGGACCAGACCCCCTCAGAGGCAGCCACAGAAGGAGCCACGCTGGACCAGACCATCGTGGGGACGGCCACAGTTGGAGCCACGCCAGGCCAGACCACCTCAGAGGAAGCTGTCAGGGAAGCTGAGGTGATCCAGACCCCTCCAGCCTTACGTACTGACAGCCAGACTCCCCCAGCCTCACCTGTGCAAGGAGCCACAGCCCAGATATCTCCCAGTAAGCTGACTGAGAGTCTCAGGACCTTGGACCTGAACAGCGAGGCTCAG AAGGCACCAGAATCTCAGAGCCCAGAAGAGGAGAGGCTGCTAGGAGAGGCAGCTGAAGGTCAGGACAGGGATCATTCCATGCTGATTCAGAGCTTTGGGGACCATGCCGATGGTGACCAG GTCACGTTTTATGCGGTGATACCACTGCCCTGGTGTCCCCATTTGGTGGCAGTAGGTCCCATACCTGAATCGGGCCTGGATGTGACCCAACCTTGTCAGGACTGTGGAACACTCCAGGAGAACTGGGTGTGTCTGTCCTGCTATCAG GTCTACTGCGGCCGTTACGTCAGTGCGCATATGCTGCAGCACCACGGGGTCTCAGGACACCCGCTGGTCCTCAGCTACGTCGACCTGTCTACCTGGTGTTACAACTGTGAGGCCTATGTCCACCACCAG GCTCTCCTGGATGTGAAGAGCATCGCTCACCAGAACAAGTTTGGGGAGGACATGCCCCACTCACACTAA